One region of Xylanimonas ulmi genomic DNA includes:
- a CDS encoding DUF2264 domain-containing protein: protein MSRALRLPDADLRTSPRTGWTRDHWTAVADHWLGWVRDHSPTPALPRLPGRVTRDGERRESMETVCRSMILAAARVARARPDDADADEIAAWYREALVAGTTPGGPQEWPRAVTGRLPRVGLTQPLVEAANAAFALHLARERLWDALAPGERDQVARWLRHHARLDTWPNNWQLFPAVAEGFLRSVGLEDTDVGELHVARMEGWYVGDGWYTDGPEHRFDHYNAWAIHPYLWAWYRMTDTTGTAEGERHLDRLAAYVRSFARLVAPDGALLHQGRSLTYRTAALAAGWCAEVSGVSPLDPGQWRRLASGVLRDFVEHGVGVGGPLSLGWYGPHEGSTQYYSGFGSPYYAGIGFLGLALADDAAVWTAVEPAHDPSDEVTPIPRVGWTVARAGGVCRLVNHGADHVTMALDDYPDEDDPHYAKLSYSTHTAPETGRGFVANVDSHLAVLDAGGQASRRTAVRGVRVEGPVSGSVHLPHLDGRPLPGAAVRTVSVTHGPWEVRCHLVRTAEPRMVREGAHAVADETPPQAGSWGSGGRWARGARGVLAAVAPLHGYERADVVRGEGVNAFGPHSATPYLIGGHVAGERVYVALHLLWLDPDATAADLAASDPRAVVDVTVAGSVVGVRWADDGATTRTDLATFVPWDGVTAGGQG from the coding sequence ATGAGCAGGGCGCTGCGGCTGCCCGACGCCGACCTGCGCACCAGCCCACGCACCGGCTGGACGCGGGACCACTGGACCGCGGTCGCCGACCACTGGCTCGGGTGGGTGCGGGATCACTCACCCACGCCCGCCCTGCCGCGACTGCCAGGCCGCGTCACGCGCGACGGCGAGCGCCGTGAGTCGATGGAGACGGTGTGCCGCAGCATGATCCTGGCCGCCGCCCGCGTCGCCCGCGCGCGCCCCGACGACGCCGACGCGGACGAGATCGCCGCCTGGTACCGCGAGGCGCTGGTCGCCGGGACCACGCCCGGCGGGCCCCAGGAGTGGCCGCGGGCCGTGACGGGCCGGTTGCCGCGCGTCGGACTGACGCAACCGCTCGTCGAGGCCGCCAACGCCGCCTTCGCGCTCCACCTCGCGCGCGAGCGGCTGTGGGATGCGCTGGCGCCGGGCGAGCGCGACCAGGTCGCCCGGTGGCTGCGCCACCACGCGCGCCTGGACACGTGGCCCAACAACTGGCAGCTCTTCCCCGCCGTGGCCGAGGGCTTCCTGCGCTCGGTGGGGCTGGAGGACACCGACGTCGGCGAGCTGCACGTCGCGCGCATGGAGGGCTGGTACGTGGGCGACGGGTGGTACACCGACGGCCCCGAGCACCGTTTCGACCACTACAACGCCTGGGCGATCCACCCCTACCTGTGGGCCTGGTACCGCATGACCGACACCACGGGCACCGCCGAGGGCGAACGTCACCTCGACCGCCTCGCCGCGTACGTGCGGTCCTTCGCGCGGCTCGTCGCCCCGGACGGGGCGCTGCTGCACCAGGGCAGGTCGCTCACCTACCGCACGGCGGCGCTCGCGGCCGGCTGGTGCGCCGAGGTCTCGGGTGTCTCGCCGCTCGACCCCGGCCAGTGGCGCCGGCTCGCCTCGGGCGTGCTGCGCGACTTCGTCGAGCACGGCGTGGGCGTGGGCGGCCCGCTGTCGCTCGGGTGGTACGGGCCGCACGAGGGCTCGACGCAGTACTACAGCGGCTTCGGCTCGCCGTACTACGCGGGCATCGGGTTCCTGGGGCTCGCGCTGGCCGACGACGCCGCGGTGTGGACCGCAGTCGAGCCGGCGCACGACCCGTCCGACGAGGTCACGCCGATCCCGCGGGTGGGATGGACGGTGGCGCGCGCCGGGGGTGTGTGCCGGCTGGTCAACCATGGCGCCGACCACGTCACGATGGCGCTCGACGACTACCCCGACGAGGACGACCCGCACTACGCGAAGCTCTCCTACTCGACGCACACCGCACCGGAGACCGGGCGGGGGTTCGTGGCGAACGTCGACAGCCATCTCGCGGTGCTCGACGCGGGCGGCCAGGCCTCGCGTCGCACCGCCGTGCGCGGCGTGCGGGTCGAGGGACCGGTGAGCGGCTCGGTCCATCTGCCGCACCTGGACGGACGGCCCCTGCCGGGCGCCGCGGTGCGGACCGTGAGCGTGACGCACGGGCCGTGGGAGGTGCGCTGCCACCTGGTGCGCACGGCCGAGCCGCGCATGGTGCGCGAGGGCGCCCACGCCGTCGCGGACGAGACGCCGCCGCAGGCCGGGTCCTGGGGCTCGGGCGGCCGCTGGGCGCGCGGCGCCCGTGGGGTGCTCGCCGCCGTGGCGCCGCTGCACGGGTACGAGCGGGCGGACGTGGTGCGCGGCGAGGGCGTCAACGCATTCGGCCCGCACTCGGCCACGCCGTATCTGATCGGCGGGCACGTCGCGGGCGAGCGCGTCTACGTCGCGCTCCACCTGCTGTGGCTCGATCCGGACGCCACGGCCGCCGACCTCGCCGCGAGCGACCCGCGCGCCGTCGTCGACGTCACGGTCGCCGGGAGCGTCGTGGGGGTTCGGTGGGCCGACGACGGCGCGACGACGCGCACCGACCTGGCGACGTTCGTGCCTTGGGACGGCGTGACCGCCGGTGGGCAGGGGTGA
- a CDS encoding twin-arginine translocation signal domain-containing protein — protein MPAIAPTFLSRRGFLALSGATALAAGLAACGSSPSATGRVSNAKDVLLPRFTPLQGLSPDLPGSAAGVPPGYFAYPKPFRSVAEAPLAGETVAALSMFFSTVPTPKGENAAWQEVERRLGGVLDIDAVSDADFRARFATTVAGGDLPDLMMYPASAAQQNHAQFLEAACADLTEHLGGDAVNAYPNLAAIPELFWSQCVAAGKLYYLPIPRGVTSGAGFHNAALFEGVGVSDLSQIADAEAFLEVLGELTDSARNRWALGSSGFGLAIFRSMFRVPPGWRQDGGRLVKDIETDEYLAMIEYVAKAYAAGYIVPGSEAWQKNQMLNAFIGGQTALIYDGLPGYPTYAGSTSDAFRPLPFQPVGHDGGQAQMFQDNVLLAPVMVKKGPADHVERVLRVANFLAAPFGSEEYLLLNFGVEGADYTMDAGGNPILTDAGKADVAVPWRFLAAPQQAVYYAGNEEQTRTVHEAYSTLIPLAVADPVANIYSPTAVNKGASLAQPVSDAAKEAIAGRGTVKDLQAAIKAWAANGGDTIRGEYEAGLAQ, from the coding sequence GTGCCCGCCATCGCCCCCACGTTCCTGTCCCGCCGCGGCTTCCTCGCGCTGAGCGGCGCCACGGCCCTCGCCGCGGGCCTCGCGGCCTGCGGGTCGAGCCCGTCGGCCACCGGCCGGGTCTCGAACGCCAAGGATGTGCTGCTGCCGAGGTTCACGCCGCTTCAGGGCCTGAGCCCGGACCTGCCCGGCTCCGCGGCCGGGGTCCCGCCGGGGTACTTCGCCTACCCCAAGCCGTTCCGGTCGGTCGCCGAGGCGCCGCTGGCGGGGGAGACGGTCGCCGCCCTGTCGATGTTCTTCTCGACGGTGCCCACGCCGAAGGGCGAGAACGCCGCCTGGCAGGAGGTCGAGCGGCGGCTCGGCGGCGTCCTGGACATCGACGCCGTCTCCGACGCCGACTTCCGAGCGCGGTTCGCCACCACCGTGGCGGGGGGCGACCTGCCCGACCTGATGATGTACCCCGCCTCGGCCGCACAGCAGAACCACGCCCAGTTCCTCGAGGCGGCGTGCGCGGACCTCACCGAGCACCTCGGCGGCGACGCGGTCAACGCCTATCCCAATCTCGCCGCCATCCCCGAGCTGTTCTGGAGCCAGTGCGTCGCCGCGGGCAAGCTCTACTACCTGCCGATCCCGCGCGGGGTGACCTCAGGCGCAGGCTTCCACAACGCGGCGCTGTTCGAGGGCGTCGGCGTGTCCGACCTCTCCCAGATCGCCGACGCCGAGGCGTTCCTCGAGGTGTTGGGTGAGCTGACCGACTCCGCCAGGAATCGGTGGGCGCTGGGCTCGTCCGGGTTCGGGCTCGCGATCTTCCGCAGCATGTTCCGCGTGCCGCCGGGCTGGCGCCAGGACGGCGGCAGGCTCGTCAAGGACATCGAGACCGACGAGTACCTCGCGATGATCGAATACGTCGCCAAGGCGTATGCGGCCGGGTACATCGTCCCCGGCTCGGAGGCGTGGCAGAAGAACCAGATGCTCAACGCCTTCATCGGTGGCCAGACCGCCCTCATCTACGACGGCCTGCCGGGCTACCCCACCTACGCGGGCTCGACGAGCGACGCGTTCCGGCCGCTGCCGTTCCAGCCCGTCGGGCACGACGGCGGCCAGGCGCAGATGTTCCAGGACAACGTGCTCCTGGCCCCGGTCATGGTCAAAAAGGGGCCCGCTGACCACGTCGAGCGGGTGCTGAGGGTCGCCAACTTCCTCGCGGCGCCGTTCGGCTCCGAGGAGTACCTCCTGCTCAACTTCGGCGTCGAGGGCGCCGACTACACCATGGACGCGGGCGGCAACCCCATCCTGACTGACGCGGGCAAGGCCGACGTCGCCGTGCCGTGGAGGTTCCTCGCCGCGCCGCAGCAGGCCGTCTACTACGCGGGCAACGAGGAGCAGACCCGCACGGTGCACGAGGCGTACTCGACGCTCATCCCGCTCGCCGTCGCCGACCCCGTCGCCAACATCTACAGCCCCACCGCCGTCAACAAGGGCGCCTCGCTGGCCCAACCGGTCAGCGACGCCGCCAAGGAGGCCATCGCCGGGCGCGGGACGGTCAAGGACCTGCAGGCCGCGATCAAGGCGTGGGCGGCGAACGGCGGCGACACGATCCGCGGTGAGTATGAGGCGGGGCTGGCGCAATGA
- a CDS encoding carbohydrate ABC transporter permease, with product MTTMTRSTPLAAPGLTPPGPDARRRVRPRRRNRHRPAWDEEPSLAGSAAKGLLLVVICLVTTYPMIAVLATSLSSQEEIAAKNGLVLWPSRPTLAAYEQVFSGGVVAEALMRSVGITVVGTVSSVVLTVLMAYGLSRPRVVGGRFWLMSVLATMFFSAGIIPSFLVVSELGLRGHYAAVILPTIISAFNLVVVRSFFMSLPAELFEAARIDGAGELRILATIVMPLSRGVVAVISLFYGVAYWNAFFNAMLYLDMDQWPVSMILRQYVLLGQPVADTAATSEVAAPSQALQMAVVVVSLLPILIVYPLLQRYFTKGVLTGAVKG from the coding sequence ATGACCACGATGACCCGCTCCACGCCGTTAGCCGCACCCGGCCTGACACCGCCCGGCCCGGACGCGCGCCGACGCGTCCGGCCGCGGCGCCGCAACCGCCACCGCCCCGCATGGGACGAGGAGCCGAGCCTGGCCGGATCCGCGGCCAAGGGGCTGCTCCTGGTGGTGATCTGCCTGGTGACCACCTATCCGATGATCGCCGTGCTGGCCACGAGTCTGTCGTCCCAAGAGGAGATCGCGGCGAAGAACGGCCTCGTCCTGTGGCCGAGCCGCCCGACCCTGGCCGCGTACGAGCAGGTCTTCAGCGGTGGCGTCGTCGCCGAGGCCCTGATGCGCAGCGTCGGCATCACCGTCGTGGGGACCGTCAGCTCCGTCGTCCTGACGGTGCTCATGGCCTACGGGCTCTCGCGCCCCCGAGTGGTCGGGGGCCGGTTCTGGCTGATGTCGGTGCTGGCCACCATGTTCTTCTCGGCGGGCATCATCCCGAGCTTCCTGGTGGTCAGCGAGCTCGGGCTGCGCGGCCACTACGCCGCGGTGATCCTGCCGACGATCATCTCCGCGTTCAACCTCGTCGTGGTGCGCAGCTTCTTCATGAGCCTGCCCGCCGAGCTGTTCGAGGCCGCGCGGATCGACGGCGCCGGCGAGCTGCGCATCCTGGCGACCATCGTCATGCCGCTGTCGCGCGGCGTGGTCGCCGTCATCTCGCTCTTCTACGGCGTGGCGTACTGGAACGCGTTCTTCAACGCCATGCTCTACCTCGACATGGACCAGTGGCCGGTGTCGATGATCCTGCGCCAGTACGTGCTGCTCGGGCAGCCCGTCGCCGACACCGCGGCGACGTCCGAGGTCGCGGCGCCCTCCCAGGCCCTACAGATGGCTGTCGTCGTCGTCAGCCTCCTGCCGATCCTCATCGTCTACCCCCTCCTGCAGCGCTACTTCACCAAGGGCGTGCTCACCGGCGCCGTCAAGGGCTGA
- a CDS encoding ABC transporter permease: MAVAEVGTETVGGSGPPRADPARRRRAPLTARIRRDGVLLAMILPGFVYFAVFQWLPLAGNVIAFLDYQPYLGITDSAWVGLRNFAEVFADPTFYHAVRNTLVITVLQLVLFFPVPILLALLLNSVMTPRLRTFVQSVVYLPHFIGWVLLVSIFTQILGPMGVVTHLLDAVGVSGFSATTTPEFFPFLIVLELIWKDAGWGTIIFLAALANVSGELQEAAVIDGAGKWRRIWHVSLPAIMPVIILLLILQIGTILSVGFEQIILQRDAVGPAAAEVLDTWVYYHGIQDGAWGPAAAVGLVKGIVGFGLVLGANKLAHLFGQDGIYRR, translated from the coding sequence ATGGCGGTGGCTGAGGTGGGGACGGAGACTGTCGGCGGCTCGGGCCCCCCAAGGGCCGACCCGGCCCGTCGGCGCCGGGCGCCGCTGACGGCCCGCATCAGGCGCGACGGCGTGCTGCTCGCGATGATCCTGCCGGGCTTCGTGTACTTCGCCGTGTTCCAGTGGCTGCCCCTGGCCGGGAACGTCATCGCGTTCCTGGACTACCAGCCGTACCTGGGCATCACCGACAGCGCCTGGGTCGGCCTGCGGAACTTCGCGGAGGTCTTCGCCGACCCGACCTTCTACCACGCGGTGCGCAACACGCTCGTCATCACGGTGCTGCAGCTCGTGCTCTTCTTCCCCGTGCCGATCCTCCTGGCGCTGCTGCTCAACAGCGTCATGACGCCGCGGCTGCGCACGTTCGTCCAGTCCGTGGTGTACCTGCCGCACTTCATCGGCTGGGTGCTGCTGGTCTCGATCTTCACGCAGATCCTCGGGCCGATGGGCGTGGTCACGCACCTGCTCGACGCGGTGGGCGTGTCCGGGTTCTCGGCGACGACGACCCCGGAGTTCTTCCCGTTCCTCATCGTCCTCGAGCTGATCTGGAAGGACGCCGGGTGGGGGACGATCATCTTCCTCGCGGCGCTGGCCAACGTCAGCGGCGAGCTGCAGGAGGCCGCCGTCATCGACGGCGCCGGCAAATGGCGACGCATCTGGCACGTGAGCCTGCCGGCCATCATGCCCGTGATCATCCTGCTGCTGATCCTCCAGATCGGGACGATCCTGTCGGTCGGCTTCGAGCAGATCATCCTCCAGCGCGATGCGGTCGGACCCGCCGCGGCCGAGGTGCTCGACACGTGGGTCTACTACCACGGCATCCAGGACGGCGCGTGGGGCCCCGCCGCCGCCGTCGGACTGGTCAAAGGCATCGTCGGCTTCGGGCTCGTCCTGGGCGCCAACAAGCTCGCCCACCTCTTCGGCCAAGACGGGATCTACCGCAGATGA
- a CDS encoding hydroxyacid dehydrogenase, with product MPSHRPPALLLMNDDTYTTAFRRGAHATMSARLRLLAPGAVTDLDQVADLLDRVEVLVTGWGVPRLDADSLARMPRLRALFHAAGTIRTFLAPSALESGLTVSAAAHANAGPVAEFAFAQIVLALKRVGRLTARFRAQRRPRDLSGMPTLGAHGVTVGVVGASHIGRRLIERLHTLDAEVLLADPYVTAAEAAALGAEPVTLDALCARSDVVTLHAPLTPATIGLVGAPQLARMRDGAILVNTSRGAVVDHAALAPHLISGRLDAWLDVTDPEPLPADSPLWDLPNVVLTPHLAGALGNEVSRLGDQAVAELVRFLDGEPLRHQVHAADLARIA from the coding sequence ATGCCGAGCCACCGGCCACCAGCGCTGCTGCTGATGAACGACGACACCTACACGACCGCCTTCCGCCGCGGCGCCCACGCCACCATGAGCGCGCGCCTGCGCCTGCTGGCGCCGGGCGCCGTCACCGACCTCGACCAGGTCGCCGACCTCCTCGACCGCGTCGAGGTCCTGGTGACCGGTTGGGGCGTCCCCCGCCTGGACGCCGACTCCCTGGCGCGCATGCCGCGCCTGCGCGCGCTCTTCCACGCCGCCGGGACCATCCGCACCTTCCTCGCCCCGAGCGCGTTGGAGTCCGGGCTGACCGTGAGCGCCGCCGCGCACGCCAACGCCGGCCCGGTCGCGGAGTTCGCGTTCGCCCAGATCGTGCTCGCGCTCAAGCGTGTCGGGCGCCTCACCGCCCGGTTCCGCGCCCAACGCCGTCCGCGCGACCTGTCCGGCATGCCCACGCTGGGCGCCCACGGGGTGACGGTCGGCGTGGTGGGCGCCTCGCACATCGGCCGACGCCTCATCGAGCGTCTGCACACCCTCGACGCCGAGGTGCTCCTCGCGGACCCCTACGTCACCGCGGCCGAGGCCGCCGCGCTGGGCGCCGAACCGGTCACGCTCGACGCCCTGTGCGCGCGCAGCGACGTGGTGACCTTGCACGCGCCGCTCACCCCCGCCACGATCGGGCTCGTCGGAGCACCGCAGCTGGCCCGGATGCGCGACGGCGCGATCCTCGTCAACACCTCGCGCGGCGCCGTCGTCGACCACGCCGCCCTGGCGCCCCACCTCATCTCGGGGCGCCTGGACGCGTGGCTCGACGTCACCGACCCCGAGCCGCTGCCGGCCGACTCACCGCTGTGGGATCTGCCCAATGTCGTCCTGACCCCGCACCTGGCCGGAGCGCTCGGCAACGAGGTCTCGCGGCTCGGCGACCAGGCAGTGGCCGAACTCGTGCGCTTCCTCGACGGCGAGCCGTTGCGGCATCAGGTCCACGCCGCCGACCTCGCCCGGATCGCCTGA
- a CDS encoding LacI family DNA-binding transcriptional regulator produces MPAAPRAGVTLADVAAAAQVSTATVSRVLSGNYPVAARTRARVTQAVADLGYVMNVNARALARSRTSTIGIVVQDVAEPFFGHIARGVERRAAELGLACLIMASRGSKERELELVDLLRSYRAGGVILVGGATDDRGYRTKLAHRARALADEGGILVLCGRPPLGDGAPTRSVGYDNEGGAFAVTSHLLAQGHRRIAYVGGPPRLSTHTHRLAGYRRALEQHGVAWDDDLVHVGRFDAAFGRATVAGLLRHGLAATAVFAANDEVAVGVYEAAEEAGVAIPGDLSVVGYDDVPVATHLRPRLTTVSVPLEELGRRAAELCVADGADAVDAVVGTRLVVRDSVAAPRAATEPGALSSAES; encoded by the coding sequence ATGCCCGCCGCACCGCGCGCGGGCGTCACCCTCGCCGACGTCGCCGCCGCCGCGCAGGTCTCGACCGCCACCGTCTCGCGCGTCCTGTCGGGCAACTACCCGGTCGCGGCGCGCACGCGCGCCCGCGTCACGCAGGCCGTCGCGGACCTCGGGTACGTGATGAACGTCAACGCACGCGCGCTCGCGCGCTCGCGAACCTCGACGATCGGCATCGTCGTGCAGGACGTCGCCGAGCCGTTCTTCGGGCACATCGCACGCGGTGTCGAGCGCCGCGCCGCCGAGCTCGGCCTGGCGTGCCTCATCATGGCCTCGCGCGGGTCCAAGGAGCGCGAGCTCGAGCTCGTCGACCTGCTGCGCTCCTACCGCGCGGGCGGGGTGATCCTCGTGGGCGGGGCCACCGACGACCGCGGCTACCGCACCAAGCTCGCCCACCGCGCCCGCGCGCTGGCCGATGAGGGCGGGATCCTCGTCCTGTGCGGCAGGCCGCCGCTGGGCGACGGCGCTCCGACGCGCAGCGTCGGCTACGACAACGAGGGCGGCGCGTTCGCCGTCACGAGCCACCTGCTGGCCCAGGGCCACCGCCGGATCGCCTACGTCGGCGGACCGCCCCGGCTCTCGACGCACACGCACCGCCTGGCCGGCTACCGCCGCGCGCTGGAGCAGCACGGCGTCGCCTGGGACGACGACCTCGTCCACGTCGGGCGGTTCGACGCGGCCTTCGGGCGCGCCACCGTCGCCGGCCTGCTGCGTCACGGGCTCGCGGCGACGGCTGTGTTTGCCGCCAATGACGAGGTCGCCGTGGGGGTGTATGAGGCCGCCGAGGAGGCGGGCGTCGCGATCCCCGGCGACCTGTCCGTGGTCGGCTACGACGACGTCCCCGTCGCCACCCACCTGCGCCCCCGCCTGACCACGGTGTCGGTGCCGCTCGAGGAGCTCGGCCGCCGGGCGGCCGAGCTGTGCGTCGCCGACGGCGCGGACGCCGTCGACGCCGTGGTCGGCACACGGCTCGTGGTGCGCGACTCGGTCGCGGCCCCGCGCGCCGCGACCGAGCCCGGCGCGCTCAGTTCAGCCGAATCATGA
- a CDS encoding L-idonate 5-dehydrogenase: MKAVRVHGPGDLRVEERPDPVPGDGEVLVAMEWGGICPADVSYWKHGRSGSALLRHPLILGHEVAGTVIGLGRHAQCAQIGQAVTFHPATLVGDGTMPPRMAGRTNLYSQVRYFGSAALAPHTDGGFSQLKAVRADQVRPLPEHVSTLEGALAEPLAVAMHAVERAGSLIGRDVLINGCGPLGSLLVAAARNAGARTVLAADVSYPARRIARAMGADAVVDPRDDDLPQDVEVVFEASGDPGALASVLRAAARGGVVVQVGHLPDTPVPSALADLVNRELSWVGSYGFVDEIDDAIDAIAQGLDVQAVVGGAFGIDAAETALRAADDPTIGGKIMIRLN; the protein is encoded by the coding sequence ATGAAGGCCGTGCGCGTCCACGGCCCGGGCGACCTGAGGGTCGAGGAGCGCCCCGATCCGGTGCCGGGCGACGGCGAAGTGCTCGTGGCGATGGAGTGGGGAGGCATCTGCCCCGCTGACGTGTCCTACTGGAAGCACGGGCGCTCGGGATCGGCGCTGCTGCGCCATCCGCTCATCCTCGGGCACGAGGTCGCGGGCACCGTCATCGGGCTCGGGCGTCACGCCCAGTGCGCGCAGATCGGGCAGGCTGTGACGTTCCATCCAGCGACGCTGGTCGGTGACGGGACGATGCCGCCGCGCATGGCGGGGCGGACCAATCTGTACTCGCAGGTGCGCTACTTCGGGTCCGCCGCGCTGGCGCCGCACACCGACGGCGGTTTCAGCCAGCTCAAGGCGGTGCGGGCCGACCAGGTCAGGCCGCTGCCCGAGCACGTCTCGACGCTCGAGGGCGCGCTCGCCGAGCCGCTGGCCGTCGCGATGCACGCGGTGGAGCGAGCCGGGTCGCTCATCGGCCGGGACGTGCTCATCAACGGATGCGGCCCGCTCGGCTCGCTGCTCGTCGCGGCCGCGCGGAACGCGGGAGCGCGGACGGTCCTGGCCGCCGACGTGTCCTACCCGGCCCGACGGATCGCCCGGGCGATGGGCGCCGACGCCGTCGTCGACCCGCGTGACGACGACCTGCCGCAGGACGTCGAGGTGGTGTTCGAGGCGTCCGGGGACCCCGGCGCGCTGGCCAGCGTGCTGCGCGCCGCGGCCCGCGGCGGCGTCGTCGTCCAGGTCGGGCATCTGCCGGACACGCCCGTCCCCAGCGCCCTGGCGGACCTCGTCAACCGTGAGCTGTCGTGGGTCGGGTCCTACGGGTTCGTCGACGAGATCGACGACGCGATCGACGCGATCGCGCAGGGGCTCGACGTCCAGGCGGTCGTCGGCGGCGCGTTCGGCATCGACGCCGCCGAGACGGCGCTGCGGGCCGCGGACGACCCGACGATCGGCGGGAAGATCATGATTCGGCTGAACTGA
- a CDS encoding GntR family transcriptional regulator, whose protein sequence is MHAQLRRRVVELDLAPGSPVSVNDLAASLGVSRTPVRESLIRLADEGLVMVFPKVGTFVARIDPQQVADAQFLREAVELASLASLASQPLDDDAVAALRENVAAQYASGDRLDDFLTLGEDFHRGLLALAGHAGAWTAIAAAQAHLDRARRLSLQTTPAPALVHEHDAILRAVIAGDAEEAASLMRSHLRAVFTDIEQVRARSPQFFGSAQDAPPVRRSVTVWGDRPGS, encoded by the coding sequence GTGCACGCGCAGCTGCGCCGACGCGTCGTCGAGCTCGACCTGGCGCCGGGCTCGCCAGTGTCGGTCAACGACCTGGCCGCGTCGCTGGGCGTGTCGCGAACCCCGGTGCGCGAGAGCCTGATCCGGCTCGCCGACGAGGGGCTGGTCATGGTCTTCCCGAAGGTGGGCACCTTCGTCGCACGCATCGACCCCCAGCAGGTCGCCGACGCCCAGTTCCTGCGCGAGGCGGTCGAACTCGCCTCACTCGCCTCACTCGCCTCGCAGCCGCTCGACGACGACGCCGTGGCCGCACTGCGCGAGAACGTCGCCGCGCAGTATGCCAGCGGCGACCGCCTCGACGACTTCCTCACCCTGGGCGAGGACTTCCACCGCGGTCTGCTCGCGCTCGCGGGGCACGCGGGCGCATGGACGGCCATCGCCGCCGCGCAGGCCCACCTCGACCGCGCCCGCCGCCTCAGTCTTCAGACGACGCCGGCGCCTGCGCTCGTCCACGAGCACGACGCCATCCTGCGCGCCGTCATCGCCGGCGACGCCGAGGAGGCCGCGAGCCTCATGCGCTCTCACCTGCGCGCCGTCTTCACGGACATCGAGCAGGTCCGGGCACGCTCACCCCAGTTCTTCGGCTCGGCGCAGGACGCGCCACCGGTGCGGCGCAGTGTCACCGTCTGGGGAGACCGGCCCGGCTCGTAG
- a CDS encoding TetR/AcrR family transcriptional regulator gives MRSARSRDDDLTTRARIRDAAVARFATDGFGASVRTVAGDAGVSAALVIHHFGSKDALRAECDAHVLAQVREAKLATIDRAAGGTSFLEAFASADAYAPLVGYVLRSLQEGGTVGQAFVEHLLADAEAYTAQAVASGLAVPSRDERARVRYLTLSSLGALLLSVTLNPPQDPGDLTAYVRRFFSESYLPILELYTEGFLTTRRMLDDYLEFVPDPPGALPDQTA, from the coding sequence ATGCGTTCAGCCCGCAGCCGTGATGACGACCTGACCACCCGCGCGCGCATCCGCGACGCCGCGGTGGCGCGCTTCGCCACCGACGGCTTCGGCGCCTCGGTCCGCACGGTGGCGGGCGACGCCGGGGTCAGCGCCGCCCTGGTCATCCACCACTTCGGGTCCAAGGACGCGCTGCGCGCCGAGTGCGACGCACACGTGCTCGCGCAGGTGCGCGAGGCCAAGCTCGCCACCATCGACCGCGCCGCAGGCGGCACGAGCTTCCTGGAGGCGTTCGCCTCCGCCGACGCGTACGCGCCGCTGGTGGGCTACGTGCTGCGCTCGCTGCAGGAGGGCGGGACGGTCGGTCAGGCGTTCGTCGAGCACCTGCTCGCCGACGCCGAGGCGTACACGGCCCAGGCGGTGGCCTCGGGCCTGGCCGTCCCCAGCCGCGACGAGCGGGCCCGTGTCCGCTATCTGACGCTGTCGTCGCTCGGCGCGCTGCTGCTGTCGGTCACGCTCAACCCCCCGCAGGACCCCGGCGACCTGACCGCGTACGTGCGCCGCTTCTTCTCCGAGTCGTACCTGCCGATCCTCGAGCTGTACACCGAGGGCTTCCTGACGACCCGCCGCATGCTCGACGACTACCTCGAGTTCGTGCCCGACCCGCCGGGCGCGCTCCCCGACCAGACGGCCTGA